Sequence from the Hylaeus volcanicus isolate JK05 chromosome 1, UHH_iyHylVolc1.0_haploid, whole genome shotgun sequence genome:
tctctaaaatagatatagtccaaacaacatttactacttaatgtaatttgtgaaatttaaaaaaaaaaaaaaaaaaatgcgaaaagtgggtaaaagtatttgtacgattcttatgacgaaccatttacactAGAATtcgtaacgtaaacacattagtttattgcttcgtacgaattaggaaacatcaaatttccaggaaagtacttttaaacagttgtgcgaatacttattgtttcaatatttctatcgattaattgttttttttcttgttaatttcgcaacttacataaatagctattttttttgtaatctatctattccaGAGACTTCCGAGTGTacgtagaatgtcattgtttatcaaaaataagttaataaattacaattttacatggtttttttggaaattgatccacccactgtataatattatacggaaagaattttataatcaattttcatgCGCTTTCAGACTAAGAACGCCTCGAAACGGCGAGAAACGCAAGAAGCCGgcagtaaataatatttaccgATAACATAATTCTCGGTTGTATTCAACAACCGGGAATGTAAAAAGGAAGAACGAGACAAGGACTCGAATGTGTCAACAGCCGTCGATCGATAATGCTGACGCATACACGTTCCGTACGATCTAACGGTCCATTGATAAATCGTCGCGGAAGGTCAGATTAGACGGTCAAAAGACGGCGTTAAGAAAATcgacgaaatataaatgtgAAAGGTGGAGCTTACGTTACTGGCTGGCCCTGTCTTCGTAGCGCAAAGATCGAAGATATCTCCCCAGAGATTGTTCGTGATCACCGTCGTCCCTTCGTCCGATCTTTACGTGCACAAAATACAAATCGCTAACACACGAGAGACCACGAGACATCCGCGAAAGGCCGAATGCAAAGCTTCCTCTCTTCGAGCGAGGAAATCGAGACATATATAACGGAGTACTTCTCTTTCCACTGTCACTGTGAACTTGTTACTCGAACCGTGACCGGTCGCAATTATACGGGATCGCCGATCGAAATGATTGCGTGCCCGGAGAATGGGATGACCGGCGCGGCGATAACGGTGAACTTTTTACGTTCAGCGCGAGCTAGCCATTGGGAAAACCACCCCCTGCACAACCGGCGCCCCAACAGCCATGTGCCGCCCTAAACCTCCGCCCATTGGCCCGAACGATACATTCCGCGACTCCCGGTTTTTCGGTGGAGCCTTTTAATTTCCACGTGAATCGGTGGCACGGACGCGTACACGGTTTTACAACGTAACGATCGGTCGGTCGTACGGTCTCTGTTACGTTATCATGAACGACAACTCTACACGAGCCATCCCTGCGGGAGCTCCGGCGAGAAGGGGGAATGGGAAAAGGCCGACTGACAAGACGTCACGTCTCCCGGGAGCGCTTCGATCTCTCTGAACTCACCATATCCACCGCACAGCTGCCCGCGTGTCTACGCATAACACTGTCTAACGCACTAGGGCCGACGGACAGCCCCTGATTTCCTCGTCGTTAAAGAGAAACGTGGAAAAATACCGTCGCCAAAATTGATTCCACGCACTTGTGCATCGACTTCACCCGCGAATCGAGAAAATGGCGTTGTTCACTCCCTCGCGCTCGCTCGCTCTAGCAATACCTCAAGCTACGCTGATTTCCATCGCCCCGGCACGAGCGCTCGGTTACACGTCGCGGACGAATCGACAACTAACGGCCGCGGGAGAATTTGAACGGTGCTTTCGGTGCCTAATGACTCGACGCTGCGAATTTTACGCGTTTATGGTGTGTGGTAATGTACACGAACCCACAAACGATACAAAGTATGTTATATTTCGTACATTAAACCCTTccatgaattattattaagtaaaaatcattatcttttggtaattttcaattttattcccaTTTATatgttgatatttaaatttatgtaagcATGTAGGTGATGTATTTTCGTGCCAGATTAAGGAGGGGCGCCACTTGTCGAGTCGTTCTGTAATATGATAAAATGGCGCTTTCTGCCAGTTTATCCGAATTATGTCGTAAGCTCACAAAATGATTTGATTTCCTTTATTTGAGTGATAGTCCTGTCGGACTGTTTGCACTTTTCTTAGTCTAGTCTTGCTCATTACAATTCATAAGTCTTACaaatatgtgttttttttCCGTATAACATTAcattctttcaaatttgttgGGGCCCGCTGGCCCTCCTGTAGCTTGGGTACCCCGGGGTTGCAATGCTCGTACCACAGTATAGGTACAACTTGTACATATACAGTGCTCGTATTGTAGGCTACAGtctgtagctacaatcaaacacTGCTGCAGCCCCTGAGGGCCATAAAAGTTGGTATAAACTGTATAAAGTTTGTAGCGCCGTGTGGGAAAAATTCACCCAACTAAAATTAGAGTCCATGCACGTGTATgcatatacatacgtatatgcATACCACATACCATGAAACCAAAATTTTTTAGTAACCTTATCCAGTATCATGTGTGTTACCAATgataaatagtaaaattacTATGAAAAGCTAGGAATTTGTATTATCACAACACCACAATTTATATACTACAGTAGGTTGTGCAACTTGTTGCGTAAGTCAGCTGTTATGATGACTATAAGAATGCTGTTATATTTTAGTCCAgtcattcaaatttcttataagtGAGTATCTTGTTACTTTGATTAAAGTAAGCTATTACACTTTAAGTACATTTcatctaataaaaaattattatgatcaggttaattatgttttcttattacttttcttttttaagtcATTGTTCTATAAAATGGTATATAAATTGGTTTCTTATTTACTTTGTGGTTTAAAAATACAGGACTTGTTTGTGAATATATGTTTAGATGCTTGCCAGATCTTGCATGCGTGGAATAACTTCTGAAGCAACGGTTTCAGcactgaaaaatattcaaaggacTTCTACTGTGATGTCTAAATTTGATCTGCCAGATCGTTTGAagggaaatgataaatcaGTATGGTAAGTAGAATCatgcaatatatatttaaaattctaatattcataatttgtaatatatgcttttatctataattttattttagggtCGAATACATTCAACTtgctttaaaatataaaccaCTGAATTTAGGTCAGGGATTCCCAGATTTTTACGCTCCCGACAATGTAAGAAAGGCTTTAGCTGATGCTACTACCAGTGACAATCCTCTTTTAAATCAGTATACCAGAGGATTTGTAAGTGTTTATTTGCGTAGTTTTAAGTacatagatttttatttatttttttatgatatcaaaaatatacagggtaaTCACATGTACTATATTTTCATcatacattaataattttatattcaaaatgatttttcataCACAGAACATATAAGTGATCAATTGATCTATAACAAAACATCAAAGCATCAATAGTCTCAACTGTgagattcaatttcttttttttatcatttttgtgtTTATGTTTTGAATTAAGTTATTGCTTGTATTAGTTTCTAGAATCATTCTGTATAATTATCTgtccatttttaattcaaagttGTATTTTTTCAGGGCCACCCACGCTTAGTAAATATTATCGCCAAATTGTATTCAAAGCTTTTAAATCGCACTTTAGATCCAAATAATGAAGTTATTGTTACTTGCGGTGCGTACGAAGCATTATATGCTACATTACAAGGTCATACCAATCCTGGCGACGAATGGATAATTATTGAACCCTTTTTTGATTGCTATGTACCGATGGTTAAAAGCGCTGGCGGAATTCCTAGATTTATTGCTTTAAAACCAGTAAgctttaaattatacaattacgtttcatgaatataaatataattctctTTACGATTTACTTCTTCATTTCTGtacttttcagaaaaatacaaatggacCTTTAAGTTCAGCAGATTGGGTGTTTGATAAACAAGAATTAGAAAGTCTCTTCAATGAAAAAACCAAAGGAATAATTGTTAATACTCCACATAATCCTGTAGGAAAAGTTTTTACTCTAGATGAATTACAGTTTATTGCTAACTTAGCTAAGAAATGGGATACTCTAGTTGTGTCGGATGAAGTGTATGAATGGATTGTTTACGAACCATACAAACACATTAGGATTGGTAAGAACTTTTAACGAAATGTTAGAATAAATACTACTCTGGAAAGTTCAACTATTAAACTTTCCAAAacattgttattttcttttttacaaaaatattataacttttagagaatattttaatgaaatattgaatgtgTTTTAGCAACATTACCTGGCATGTACGAACGTACAATTACCATTGGATCTGCTGGCAAAACATTCAGTGTCACTGGGTGGAAAATAGGATGGGCCTATGCTCCAGCAAATTTACTGGTCAATTTACAAGTTGTTCATCAAAATTCTGTGTATACATGTGCGACACCGATTCAAGTAAGcgttgaataaatgaaacagatTTTGTAATcaagtatattaattatagttGGTATTAACCGAGGCCTCCGTATGTGTGCCGTGTCTCCTGATTTCGCCAGCATTGCGCAACTAGCATCTTCAGGGGTCAAATAagtaatattatgtatattacatatatattgcGTAATATCTATGTGCCATTTGATCTCTGAAGAAATTAGCTACAACTTGTTGCTCTACTTCTTAAAGTCGGTTAATATCAACTCTGGAGAACCGAGCCATGAAAacctcaaatattttatattagttatttttaacataatagATCT
This genomic interval carries:
- the LOC128883060 gene encoding kynurenine aminotransferase isoform X1, whose product is MLARSCMRGITSEATVSALKNIQRTSTVMSKFDLPDRLKGNDKSVWVEYIQLALKYKPLNLGQGFPDFYAPDNVRKALADATTSDNPLLNQYTRGFGHPRLVNIIAKLYSKLLNRTLDPNNEVIVTCGAYEALYATLQGHTNPGDEWIIIEPFFDCYVPMVKSAGGIPRFIALKPKNTNGPLSSADWVFDKQELESLFNEKTKGIIVNTPHNPVGKVFTLDELQFIANLAKKWDTLVVSDEVYEWIVYEPYKHIRIATLPGMYERTITIGSAGKTFSVTGWKIGWAYAPANLLVNLQVVHQNSVYTCATPIQEAVAVAFEQELDRFGKPDCYFTSLAKELEPKRDFMVKFLNDAGMTPTIPEGGYFIVANWTALKDKVKLEEETDEYKDYRFTKWMTKNVGIQGIPPSAFYSDEHKHLGEDNVRYCFIKKDENLKKAAEILEKWKSQ
- the LOC128883060 gene encoding kynurenine aminotransferase isoform X2, whose amino-acid sequence is MLARSCMRGITSEATVSALKNIQRTSTVMSKFDLPDRLKGNDKSVWVEYIQLALKYKPLNLGQGFPDFYAPDNVRKALADATTSDNPLLNQYTRGFGHPRLVNIIAKLYSKLLNRTLDPNNEVIVTCGAYEALYATLQGHTNPGDEWIIIEPFFDCYVPMVKSAGGIPRFIALKPKNTNGPLSSADWVFDKQELESLFNEKTKGIIVNTPHNPVGKVFTLDELQFIANLAKKWDTLVVSDEVYEWIVYEPYKHIRIATLPGMYERTITIGSAGKTFSVTGWKIGWAYAPANLLVNLQVVHQNSVYTCATPIQEAVAVAFEQELDRFGKPDCYFTSLAKELEPKRDFMVKFLNDAGMTPTIPEGGYFIVANWTALKDKVKLEEETDEYKDYRFTKWMTKNVGIQGIPPSAFYSDEHKHLGEDNVRYCFIKVKIESILVS